A stretch of Lactuca sativa cultivar Salinas chromosome 6, Lsat_Salinas_v11, whole genome shotgun sequence DNA encodes these proteins:
- the LOC111919208 gene encoding abscisic acid 8'-hydroxylase CYP707A2, whose translation MEFITITMLFSLFIIVSSFFLFTSAADGRRKNLPLPPGTLGWPYIGETFELYSQNPNVFFTSKVKKYGSIFKTHILGCRCVMISSPAAAKLVLVTKSHLFKPTFPASKERMIGKQAIFFHQGDYHFKLRRLVLRAFTPESIKHMVSHIESITIDALQSWENRLINTFQEMKTFTFNVALLSILGNDEVLNRDDLKRCYYILEKGYNSMPINLPGTLFHKSMKARKELAKIIAKIISRRRETKEQHNDLLGSFMEDKEGLTDEQIADNVIGVIFAARDTTASVLTWIIKYLAENPAVLEAVTDEQQAIKMSKDECNEDKGLSWVDTKKMPITSRVIQETLRVASILSFTFREAVEDVQFEGYLIPKGWKVLPLFRNIHHSEENFCDPEKFDPSRFMVAPKPNTFMPFGSGIHSCPGNELAKLEILVLVHHLTTKYRWSVVGAQNGIQYAPFALPQNGLPIKLSLK comes from the exons ATGGAATTCATTACCATTACCATGTTGTTTtctctatttattattgtttccTCTTTCTTCCTCTTCACCTCCGCCGCCGACGGCCGCCGGAAAAACCTCCCTCTCCCGCCGGGCACCCTCGGCTGGCCATATATTGGTGAAACTTTCGAACTCTACTCCCAAAACCCAAATGTCTTCTTCacctcaaaagtcaaaaa GTATGGCTCAATCTTCAAAACCCACATCTTAGGCTGTCGTTGCGTCATGATTTCAAGCCCTGCGGCTGCTAAACTCGTGCTCGTGACCAAATCTCATCTCTTTAAGCCCACATTTCCGGCGAGTAAAGAGAGAATGATCGGAAAACAAGCGATTTTCTTTCATCAGGGTGATTATCATTTCAAGTTAAGACGTCTTGTTCTTAGAGCATTCACGCCGGAATCAATCAAACACATGGTTTCCCACATTGAATCCATCACCATCGACGCCCTCCAATCATGGGAAAACCGATTAATCAACACTTTTCAAGAAATGAAAACA TTTACATTCAACGTCGCATTGCTTTCAATTCTGGGAAACGATGAAGTTCTCAACAGAGACGATCTCAAGCGATGCTATTACATCCTCGAAAAAGGGTATAATTCAATGCCGATTAACCTTCCGGGAACTCTGTTTCACAAATCAATGAAAGCTAGAAAAGAACTCGCGAAGATCATAGCCAAAATCATATCGCGTAGAAGGGAAACAAAGGAACAACATAACGACTTGTTGGGTTCTTTCATGGAAGACAAAGAAGGACTCACCGACGAACAGATCGCCGATAACGTCATCGGAGTTATCTTCGCCGCCAGAGACACCACCGCGAGTGTTTTAACATGGATCATCAAGTACTTAGCTGAAAATCCAGCAGTTCTAGAAGCTGTCACT GATGAACAACAGGCAATAAAGATGAGTAAAGATGAGTGCAATGAAGACAAGGGTTTGAGTTGGGTAGATACCAAGAAGATGCCTATAACTTCTAGAGTCATTCAAGAGACACTCAGAGTTGCTTCGATCTTATCTTTTACCTTCAGAGAAGCTGTTGAAGATGTCCAATTTGAAG GGTATCTTATTCCTAAAGGATGGAAGGTATTGCCATTATTCAGAAACATTCACCATAGTGAAGAAAATTTTTGTGATCCAGAGAAGTTTGATCCTTCAAGATTCATG GTGGCACCGAAACCCAATACATTTATGCCATTTGGCAGTGGGATCCACTCGTGTCCAGGAAATGAACTTGCGAAATTGGAGATTTTGGTGCTCGTACATCATTTGACCACAAAGTACAG GTGGTCAGTGGTTGGTGCACAGAATGGAATTCAGTATGCACCATTTGCTCTTCCCCAAAATGGCTTACCCATTAAACTCTCTCTCAAGTGA